A single genomic interval of Ramlibacter sp. harbors:
- a CDS encoding response regulator, with protein MGDKPRLLLIDDDAATVSYLEAKLGRYYDLLGTTLPEMAVPLALHMRPDVILCDIDMPGMTGGDVAAALAADEQTAGIPLIYLTALVTPEETQELNGYISGRPGVSKRAPLAELMRRIAAATGRAASEHPFQQQHAKEAEGGDQRPFERDQAPVPVAFVPGGGIEGERHAGRNQQQHDGPAEQQHGYQALAGWAKPAGACRSSANVMTS; from the coding sequence ATGGGCGACAAACCCCGCTTGCTGCTGATTGACGACGATGCCGCGACCGTGAGCTACCTTGAGGCCAAACTGGGCCGCTACTACGACCTGCTGGGCACCACCCTGCCCGAGATGGCCGTGCCGCTGGCGCTGCACATGAGGCCCGACGTCATCCTCTGCGACATCGACATGCCGGGCATGACGGGCGGTGACGTGGCGGCCGCCCTGGCGGCCGATGAACAGACCGCCGGCATCCCGCTGATCTACCTCACGGCGCTGGTCACACCCGAGGAAACGCAGGAACTGAATGGCTACATCAGCGGCCGGCCCGGCGTGTCCAAAAGGGCGCCCCTGGCCGAGCTGATGCGCCGCATTGCCGCCGCCACGGGGCGAGCCGCGTCAGAGCACCCGTTCCAGCAACAGCACGCCAAAGAAGCCGAAGGCGGCGATCAGCGTCCATTTGAGCGTGACCAGGCCCCAGTTCCGGTAGCGTTTGTGCCCGGTGGCGGCATAGAAGGCGAACGACACGCCGGCCGCAATCAGCAGCAGCATGATGGCCCAGCGGAACAGCAGCACGGCTACCAGGCCCTGGCGGGCTGGGCAAAGCCCGCGGGGGCCTGCCGCTCGTCAGCGAACGTGATGACCTCGTAG
- the ruvC gene encoding crossover junction endodeoxyribonuclease RuvC, which produces MRILGIDPGLQTTGFGVLDQDGHTLSYVASGTISTTHLSRGDLPARLKVLFDGICEVVQRYQPDAAAVEIVFVNVNPQATLLLGQARGACVTSLVSRDLPVAEYTALQMKKAVAGYGKAGKAEVQEMVKRLLKLPGLPGKDAADALGLAIAHAHIGPGMDRLAQATQLARRSTAMFRHGRSY; this is translated from the coding sequence ATGAGAATCCTCGGCATCGACCCCGGCCTGCAGACCACCGGCTTTGGCGTGCTCGACCAGGACGGCCATACGCTGAGCTACGTGGCCAGCGGCACCATCAGCACCACCCACCTGTCACGGGGCGACCTGCCGGCCCGGCTCAAGGTGCTGTTTGACGGCATCTGCGAGGTGGTGCAGCGCTACCAGCCCGATGCGGCGGCCGTGGAGATCGTGTTTGTCAACGTCAACCCGCAGGCCACGCTGCTGCTGGGGCAGGCACGCGGCGCCTGCGTGACCTCGCTGGTGTCGCGCGACCTGCCCGTGGCCGAGTACACGGCGCTGCAGATGAAAAAGGCCGTGGCCGGCTATGGCAAGGCCGGCAAGGCCGAGGTGCAGGAGATGGTCAAGCGGCTGCTCAAGCTGCCCGGCCTGCCGGGCAAGGACGCGGCCGATGCGCTGGGCCTGGCCATTGCCCACGCCCACATCGGGCCGGGCATGGACCGGCTGGCCCAGGCCACGCAGCTGGCGCGCCGCAGCACCGCCATGTTCCGGCACGGGCGCAGCTACTAG
- a CDS encoding phosphatidate cytidylyltransferase has protein sequence MNTFLRSLTPGQQVGLLFVILFGLLALASTGLLLASLREPPDTPEGDATRAELKTFQGTLRTSWVMATVFWVGWALGESMATLLFAVVAFFALREFVTLSPTRRGDHRSLVLAFFVVLPVQFWLTATEHFNLFTVFIPVYVFLAIPVVSALADDPHRFLERNAKLQWGIMVCVYGMSHVPALLLLEFPNWDSRKNAFLVFFLAIVVQTTMVVQHLASRQLRRKSMLQLRTPGISSSFSWRAWASGVLAGTILGGLLGAITPFKPGQALGMALVACAAGSLGHLVMKALKRDRGATPWGSGMASVTGATGLLDRVDALCFAAPVFFHSVRWYFGL, from the coding sequence ATGAACACCTTTCTGCGCAGCCTCACGCCCGGCCAGCAGGTGGGCCTGCTGTTCGTGATCCTGTTCGGCCTGCTGGCGCTGGCCAGCACCGGCCTGCTGCTGGCCTCGCTGCGCGAGCCGCCCGACACGCCCGAGGGCGACGCCACGCGCGCCGAACTCAAGACCTTCCAGGGCACGCTGCGCACCTCGTGGGTGATGGCCACCGTGTTCTGGGTCGGCTGGGCGCTGGGTGAAAGCATGGCCACGCTGCTGTTTGCCGTGGTGGCGTTTTTTGCGCTGCGCGAGTTCGTCACGCTCTCGCCCACGCGCCGGGGCGACCACCGCAGCCTGGTGCTGGCCTTTTTTGTGGTGCTGCCGGTACAGTTCTGGCTCACGGCCACCGAGCACTTCAACCTGTTCACGGTGTTCATCCCGGTCTATGTGTTCCTGGCCATCCCGGTGGTCAGCGCGCTGGCCGACGACCCGCACCGGTTCCTGGAGCGCAACGCCAAGCTGCAGTGGGGCATCATGGTCTGCGTGTATGGCATGAGCCACGTGCCCGCCCTGCTGCTGCTGGAATTTCCCAACTGGGACAGCCGCAAGAACGCTTTCCTGGTGTTCTTCCTGGCCATCGTGGTCCAGACCACCATGGTGGTGCAGCACCTGGCCTCGCGCCAGCTGCGCCGCAAGAGCATGCTGCAGCTGCGCACGCCGGGCATCAGCAGCAGCTTCAGCTGGCGGGCCTGGGCCAGCGGCGTGCTGGCGGGCACCATCCTGGGAGGCCTGCTCGGCGCCATCACCCCGTTCAAGCCGGGCCAGGCCCTGGGCATGGCACTGGTGGCCTGCGCGGCCGGTTCGCTGGGCCACCTGGTGATGAAGGCGCTCAAGCGCGACCGTGGCGCCACGCCCTGGGGCAGCGGCATGGCCTCGGTCACGGGGGCCACGGGCCTGCTGGACCGGGTGGACGCGCTGTGCTTTGCCGCACCGGTGTTTTTCCACTCGGTTCGGTGGTATTTTGGCCTGTAG
- a CDS encoding 1-acyl-sn-glycerol-3-phosphate acyltransferase encodes MSAKVMSWFLLALVRLLTGAQARWYGCPPKAEQRIYFANHQSHADLVMIWAALPRELRSITRPIAAKDYWTASPFKRWITTAVFNAVYVERERKGDEDPLQPLIDALTNGDSIILFPEGTRGHTGEPQAFKAGLYNLAQRFPDVVLVPAWINNIQRLLPKGEVIPVPVLCSVTFGAPVRVEEGEDRKLFLERARRVVMSLAEV; translated from the coding sequence ATGTCCGCCAAAGTGATGAGCTGGTTCCTGCTGGCCCTGGTGCGTTTGCTGACCGGGGCGCAGGCCCGCTGGTACGGTTGCCCGCCCAAGGCCGAGCAGCGCATTTATTTCGCCAACCACCAGAGCCACGCCGACCTGGTGATGATCTGGGCCGCGCTGCCGCGCGAGCTGCGCAGCATCACCCGCCCCATCGCCGCGAAGGATTACTGGACGGCCAGCCCCTTCAAGCGCTGGATCACCACCGCCGTGTTCAACGCCGTGTATGTGGAGCGCGAGCGCAAGGGCGATGAAGATCCGCTGCAGCCGCTGATCGACGCGCTGACCAACGGCGACTCCATCATCCTGTTCCCCGAGGGCACGCGTGGCCACACCGGTGAACCGCAGGCCTTCAAGGCCGGGCTGTACAACCTGGCGCAGCGCTTTCCCGACGTGGTGCTGGTGCCGGCCTGGATCAACAACATCCAGCGGCTGCTGCCCAAGGGCGAGGTGATCCCGGTGCCGGTGCTGTGCTCGGTGACCTTTGGTGCCCCGGTGCGCGTGGAAGAAGGCGAAGACCGCAAGCTGTTTCTGGAGCGCGCACGCCGGGTGGTGATGTCGCTGGCCGAGGTATGA
- the mtgA gene encoding monofunctional biosynthetic peptidoglycan transglycosylase has product MKAALRFIGLLALAALALQLFFVGRIALMVAVDPQSTSFQRSEAWRLSTEKGSLRWRQQWVPYSQISDHLKRAVIASEDGDFINHDGVEWEAIEKAWKKNTRAEELAAKRAQARPNARPAKIVGGSTISQQLAKNLLLSGERTLLRKGQEFVLTLALELLLGKQRILEIYLNSVEWGEGVFGAEAAAQHYYRKPAARLSAWEAARLAVMLPRPRYFEKVPNSGYLASRAGTITARMGDAVLP; this is encoded by the coding sequence ATGAAGGCGGCGTTGCGTTTCATCGGCCTGCTGGCGCTCGCGGCGCTGGCGCTGCAGCTGTTTTTCGTCGGCCGCATTGCGCTGATGGTGGCGGTGGACCCCCAGTCCACCAGCTTCCAGCGCTCCGAGGCCTGGCGCCTGTCCACCGAAAAAGGCAGCCTGCGCTGGCGCCAGCAGTGGGTGCCCTACAGCCAGATTTCAGACCATTTGAAGCGCGCCGTGATCGCCTCCGAAGACGGTGACTTCATCAACCACGACGGCGTGGAGTGGGAGGCCATTGAAAAGGCCTGGAAGAAAAACACCAGGGCCGAAGAGCTGGCGGCCAAACGGGCCCAGGCGCGGCCCAATGCCAGGCCGGCCAAGATCGTGGGCGGCTCCACCATCAGCCAGCAGCTGGCCAAGAACCTGCTGCTGTCGGGCGAGCGCACGCTGCTGCGCAAGGGCCAGGAGTTTGTGCTCACGCTGGCGCTGGAACTGCTGCTGGGCAAGCAGCGCATCCTGGAGATCTACCTCAACAGCGTGGAATGGGGTGAAGGCGTGTTTGGCGCCGAGGCCGCGGCCCAGCACTACTACCGCAAGCCCGCGGCCAGGCTCAGCGCCTGGGAGGCCGCCCGCCTCGCCGTGATGCTGCCGCGGCCCAGGTACTTCGAGAAAGTGCCCAACTCGGGCTACCTGGCCAGCCGCGCAGGCACCATCACCGCGCGCATGGGGGATGCGGTGTTGCCCTGA
- the aroE gene encoding shikimate dehydrogenase: protein MSTDLYCVMGNPVEHSQSPRIHARFAELTGQDLSYGRRLIALDDFPRAVAAWRAEGGKGCNITVPFKFEAAALATRTTERAALAHACNVLRFDADGIFADNTDGVGLVNDITHNAGVALAGASVLLLGAGGAAAGVLGPLIEARPNSITVANRTLGKANALVQRHATLAAQHSVQLQDCELHNVSGGFDVVINATSSSLAGGQVPVPASVLKPGALAVDLMYGPAARGFMDWAAAHGAVPRDGLGMLVEQAAEAFALWRGVRPPSAQVLAELRAALD, encoded by the coding sequence ATGAGCACCGACCTTTACTGCGTGATGGGCAACCCCGTCGAGCACAGCCAGTCCCCCCGCATCCACGCGCGCTTTGCCGAGCTGACCGGCCAGGACCTGAGCTATGGCAGGCGCCTGATCGCGCTGGACGACTTCCCCCGGGCCGTGGCCGCCTGGCGGGCCGAGGGCGGCAAGGGCTGCAACATCACCGTGCCCTTCAAGTTCGAGGCCGCGGCGCTGGCCACCCGCACCACCGAGCGCGCCGCGCTGGCCCATGCCTGCAATGTGCTGCGCTTTGATGCCGATGGCATCTTTGCCGACAACACCGACGGCGTGGGCCTGGTCAACGACATCACCCACAATGCCGGCGTGGCGCTGGCGGGCGCCAGCGTGCTGCTGCTGGGCGCGGGCGGCGCGGCCGCCGGTGTGCTGGGCCCGCTGATCGAGGCAAGGCCCAACAGCATCACCGTGGCCAACCGCACGCTGGGCAAGGCCAATGCGCTGGTGCAGCGCCACGCCACGCTGGCGGCCCAGCACAGCGTGCAGCTGCAGGACTGCGAGCTGCACAACGTGAGCGGTGGCTTCGACGTGGTCATCAACGCCACCAGCAGCAGCCTGGCCGGCGGCCAGGTGCCGGTGCCCGCCAGCGTGCTCAAGCCCGGCGCGCTCGCGGTCGACCTGATGTATGGCCCCGCCGCGCGCGGCTTCATGGACTGGGCCGCCGCCCACGGCGCCGTGCCCCGCGACGGGCTGGGCATGCTGGTGGAACAGGCGGCCGAGGCCTTTGCGCTGTGGCGTGGCGTGCGCCCGCCATCGGCCCAGGTGCTGGCCGAACTGCGCGCCGCGCTGGACTGA
- a CDS encoding TonB family protein yields the protein MKSLSTLQIAIGASVAVHAALLTVRFVDPERFNRVFQDTPLEVILVNARTSEHADKAQAIAQASLAGGGEAAKGRATSPLPPSALTSLGDAAEDAQQKIEAMQEQQMMLLAQLKKQLAALPPPDPKQASNNAAAVAREEKRRQLIKLLAEIERRINEENARPKKRYISPATREEVYAIYYDGLRRKIEERGTQNFPELAGRKLYGELTMIVTVNHDGRVLETEIVESSGITALDRRAQTIAKAAGPFGRFSDAMRRKADQIVVVSRFKFTRDDQLETRLTNR from the coding sequence CTGAAGTCCCTCAGCACCCTGCAGATTGCGATTGGCGCCTCGGTGGCCGTGCACGCGGCGCTGCTGACGGTGCGCTTTGTGGACCCCGAGCGCTTCAACCGCGTGTTCCAGGACACCCCGCTGGAGGTGATCCTGGTCAACGCCAGGACCAGCGAGCATGCCGACAAGGCCCAGGCCATTGCCCAGGCCTCGTTGGCTGGCGGTGGCGAGGCCGCCAAGGGCCGCGCCACCAGCCCGCTGCCGCCCTCGGCGCTCACCTCGCTGGGCGACGCCGCCGAAGACGCCCAGCAGAAGATCGAGGCCATGCAGGAGCAGCAGATGATGCTGCTGGCCCAGCTCAAGAAGCAGCTTGCCGCCCTGCCCCCGCCCGACCCCAAGCAGGCCAGCAACAACGCCGCCGCCGTGGCCCGCGAGGAAAAGCGCCGCCAGCTGATCAAGCTGCTGGCCGAGATCGAGCGGCGCATCAACGAGGAAAACGCCCGCCCCAAGAAGCGCTACATCAGCCCCGCCACGCGCGAGGAGGTGTACGCCATTTACTACGACGGCCTGCGCCGCAAGATCGAGGAGCGCGGCACCCAGAACTTTCCCGAGCTGGCCGGACGCAAGCTCTATGGCGAGCTGACCATGATCGTCACGGTCAACCATGACGGCCGGGTGCTCGAGACCGAGATCGTCGAGTCGTCGGGCATCACCGCGCTGGACCGGCGGGCCCAGACCATTGCCAAGGCGGCCGGGCCGTTTGGCCGCTTCAGCGACGCCATGCGCCGCAAGGCCGACCAGATCGTGGTGGTGTCGCGCTTCAAGTTCACGCGCGACGACCAGCTCGAAACCAGACTGACCAACCGATGA
- a CDS encoding RNB domain-containing ribonuclease encodes MFVLFEEAGKFQAGRVLSEAEASSQVELDSGKRVKVKAANILLKFDKPAPAELIRSAQAVAETIELELAWEFAPEDEFGFADLARDYFSAQASLEQQAGALFRLFEAPHYFRRAGKGRFKKAPAEILQQALLAIEKKKQVLAQIAEWAAALGRGECPAAIREQLYKILFKPDKNAPEYKAVVEASRATQTAPLALLQKAGAIDSAYQFHWKRFLFENFPKGTGFPALEAPVITDDLPVATGVQAFSIDDSQTTEIDDALSLQGLGSGTVTLGIHIAAPGLALQPGGAVDQVARHRLSTVYMPGYKITMLPDDVVQAYTLQAGRDCPAVSLYVTLDEATLEIRGTQTRLERVPIAHNLRHDQLDGLVTAEWLDNPAFEHQNTPESLLGLRGPLSFLHRFARHLKARREVVRGKPENFNRPDYNFRLVGNDGAEPQGSEQVQISTRQRGAPLDLIVAEAMILANSTWGMWLAEFGIPGIYRSQASLAPGVKVRMGTKALPHAGIGVPSYAWSTSPLRRYTDLVNQWQIIAAARHGKTAALAAPFKPKDAELFSIISGFDAAYSAYNGYQAGMERFWTLKYLEQQGITELVATVFKEGPGGSFLVRADDIPLVLPVLGAQGLPRGARLRVRLGAIDEISLDVSGTLIERLDAEPAPDAGEDDSGEDEPVAGPIAIAVDVNETDAVSADNSPS; translated from the coding sequence ATGTTTGTATTGTTCGAAGAAGCCGGCAAGTTTCAGGCCGGTCGCGTGCTGTCGGAGGCCGAGGCCTCGTCCCAGGTGGAGCTGGACAGCGGCAAGCGCGTCAAGGTCAAGGCGGCCAACATCCTGCTCAAGTTTGACAAGCCGGCGCCGGCCGAGCTGATCCGCAGCGCGCAGGCCGTGGCCGAGACGATCGAGCTGGAGCTGGCCTGGGAGTTCGCGCCCGAGGACGAGTTTGGCTTTGCCGACCTGGCGCGCGACTATTTCAGCGCCCAGGCCTCGCTGGAGCAGCAGGCCGGCGCCTTGTTCCGCCTGTTTGAGGCGCCGCACTACTTCCGCCGCGCCGGCAAGGGCCGCTTCAAGAAGGCCCCCGCCGAGATCCTGCAGCAGGCGCTGCTGGCCATCGAAAAAAAGAAGCAGGTGCTGGCCCAGATTGCCGAGTGGGCCGCAGCCCTGGGCCGGGGCGAGTGCCCGGCGGCCATCCGCGAGCAGCTTTACAAGATCCTGTTCAAGCCCGACAAGAACGCGCCCGAGTACAAGGCCGTGGTCGAGGCCTCGCGCGCCACGCAAACCGCCCCGCTGGCGCTGCTGCAAAAAGCCGGCGCCATCGACTCGGCCTACCAGTTCCACTGGAAGCGCTTTCTGTTCGAGAACTTTCCCAAGGGCACGGGCTTTCCGGCGCTGGAGGCCCCCGTCATCACCGACGACCTGCCGGTGGCCACGGGCGTGCAGGCGTTCTCGATCGACGATTCGCAGACCACCGAGATCGACGACGCGCTCTCGCTGCAGGGCCTGGGCAGCGGCACGGTCACGCTGGGCATCCACATTGCGGCGCCGGGCCTGGCGCTGCAGCCGGGTGGCGCGGTGGACCAGGTGGCGCGGCACCGCCTGTCCACCGTCTACATGCCGGGCTACAAGATCACCATGCTGCCCGACGACGTGGTGCAGGCCTACACGCTGCAGGCCGGGCGCGACTGCCCCGCCGTGTCGCTCTACGTCACGCTCGACGAAGCCACGCTGGAGATCCGCGGCACGCAGACCAGGCTGGAGCGCGTGCCCATTGCCCACAACCTGCGGCATGACCAGCTCGATGGCCTGGTCACGGCCGAATGGCTGGACAACCCGGCATTTGAGCATCAAAACACGCCGGAGTCCTTGCTGGGCCTGCGCGGCCCGCTATCATTTTTGCACCGCTTTGCGCGCCACCTGAAGGCCCGGCGCGAGGTGGTGCGCGGCAAGCCCGAGAACTTCAACCGGCCCGACTACAACTTCCGCCTGGTGGGCAATGACGGCGCCGAGCCGCAGGGCAGCGAGCAGGTGCAGATCAGCACGCGCCAGCGCGGCGCGCCGCTGGACCTGATCGTGGCCGAGGCCATGATCCTGGCCAACAGCACCTGGGGCATGTGGCTGGCGGAGTTTGGCATTCCCGGCATTTACCGCAGCCAGGCCAGCCTGGCGCCGGGCGTCAAGGTGCGCATGGGCACCAAGGCGCTGCCGCACGCGGGCATTGGCGTGCCCAGCTACGCCTGGAGCACCTCGCCGCTGCGCCGCTACACCGACCTGGTCAACCAGTGGCAGATCATTGCCGCGGCGCGCCATGGCAAAACGGCCGCGCTGGCCGCGCCGTTCAAGCCCAAGGATGCGGAGCTGTTCTCCATCATCAGCGGCTTTGACGCGGCCTACAGCGCCTACAACGGCTACCAGGCCGGCATGGAGCGCTTCTGGACGCTCAAGTACCTGGAGCAGCAGGGGATCACCGAGCTGGTGGCCACGGTGTTCAAGGAGGGGCCGGGCGGCAGCTTTCTGGTGCGTGCCGACGACATCCCGCTGGTGCTGCCCGTGCTGGGCGCGCAGGGGCTGCCGCGCGGTGCGCGCCTGCGCGTGAGGCTGGGCGCCATCGACGAGATTTCGCTGGACGTGAGCGGCACGCTGATCGAGCGGCTGGACGCCGAGCCCGCGCCCGACGCCGGCGAGGACGACAGCGGTGAGGACGAACCGGTGGCCGGGCCCATCGCCATTGCGGTGGACGTGAACGAAACGGACGCCGTCAGCGCTGATAATTCACCCTCGTGA
- a CDS encoding integron integrase, translated as MNSYTRSTNHSKKPGPALVSVRLMDQLRERLRYMHYSLQTEKTYTYWVRFFVRWHGRAGRMRHPREMGRAEVEAFLTMLATERQASAATHKQALNAILYLYKEVLGQELPWLQEIGRPTVTRRIPSVLTLNEVHSILSLMEGEAGLLARLLYGTGMRRNEALSLRVKDIDFESHVIVVRESKGGKDRVVMLPKALVPALHEQLVRSRALWAADRSAQRAGVAMPHALEAKHPRAGQSWAWHWVFASPTLSVDPRSGIERRHHLYEQRLQRALKTAVVQAGVHKPVSVHTLRHSFATHLLQSGTDIRTVQELLGHSDVSTTMIYTHVLKVAAGGTASPLDALLASTAQHQPPVLREPQPAYA; from the coding sequence ATGAACAGTTACACCAGATCAACCAATCACAGCAAGAAGCCTGGGCCTGCGCTGGTTTCTGTTCGTCTCATGGACCAGCTGCGCGAACGGCTTCGGTACATGCACTACAGCTTGCAAACAGAGAAGACATACACGTACTGGGTCCGGTTTTTTGTGCGCTGGCATGGGCGCGCGGGGAGGATGCGTCATCCCCGTGAGATGGGTCGTGCGGAGGTGGAAGCATTTCTCACGATGCTGGCCACGGAGCGCCAGGCATCTGCGGCCACCCACAAGCAAGCGCTGAATGCCATTCTTTACCTCTATAAAGAGGTTCTTGGGCAGGAGTTACCCTGGCTTCAGGAAATCGGTCGACCGACGGTCACCAGGAGGATTCCTTCGGTTCTCACACTGAATGAAGTGCACAGTATTCTGTCGCTGATGGAGGGGGAGGCGGGCCTGCTCGCGCGCCTGTTGTATGGCACAGGCATGCGGCGCAACGAGGCCCTGTCACTGCGCGTCAAGGACATCGACTTTGAGAGCCACGTCATCGTGGTGCGCGAATCCAAAGGAGGCAAGGATCGGGTCGTCATGCTGCCCAAGGCACTGGTGCCTGCCTTGCACGAACAACTGGTGCGTTCCCGGGCGCTATGGGCGGCCGACCGTTCAGCCCAACGCGCAGGCGTGGCCATGCCCCATGCGCTGGAGGCCAAACACCCTCGGGCTGGTCAGTCGTGGGCGTGGCATTGGGTGTTCGCTTCACCGACTTTGTCAGTTGATCCGCGCAGCGGCATCGAGCGCCGCCATCACCTGTATGAGCAGCGCCTGCAGCGCGCACTCAAGACGGCCGTAGTGCAGGCCGGCGTTCACAAGCCCGTGAGCGTCCACACTTTGCGTCACAGCTTTGCCACCCATCTGCTGCAGTCGGGCACCGATATACGCACGGTGCAAGAGCTGCTGGGCCACAGCGACGTGTCCACCACCATGATTTACACCCACGTGCTCAAGGTGGCCGCGGGCGGCACGGCCAGCCCACTGGACGCTTTGCTGGCCAGCACCGCGCAGCACCAGCCCCCGGTGCTGCGCGAGCCACAGCCCGCCTACGCCTGA
- a CDS encoding IS110 family transposase: MQPTGNLPVIGLDLAKSVFQLHIVDVQTGEIQRRQIKRAKLVEFFAKCQRSLVAMEACGTSHHWARMIRDLGHEVKMLPAQHVKAFLLRNKTDTMDAQAIWVAAHQPHIKPVPLKTERQQTCMSLHGMRRQLMKIRIMQTNALRGILSEFGIALPVGHNKLLKTIQGELAKAQQADQLTADLVVSVQEQLKRIDALEVDIDHLGQRLRAMIREDRQMQAIQRIPGVGELTASALVAAVGDFSTFQSGRHFASWVGLVPRQVGTGGKTQQLGISKQGDTYLRTLLIAGARAVIARAEKSSWITRLLERRHYNVVVVALANKIARTAWAVLAKGAAFDQVKWNPTEQVGAS, from the coding sequence ATGCAACCCACTGGAAATCTGCCCGTCATTGGTCTGGATCTGGCCAAGTCCGTGTTCCAGCTGCACATCGTCGATGTGCAGACCGGCGAAATCCAGCGCCGCCAGATCAAGCGGGCAAAACTTGTCGAGTTCTTCGCCAAGTGCCAGCGCAGCCTGGTTGCGATGGAGGCTTGCGGCACATCCCACCACTGGGCTCGAATGATTCGAGACCTCGGACACGAGGTCAAGATGCTACCGGCCCAGCATGTCAAGGCCTTCTTGCTTCGCAACAAGACCGATACCATGGATGCGCAAGCGATCTGGGTAGCCGCTCACCAGCCGCACATCAAGCCCGTTCCCTTAAAGACAGAGCGTCAGCAAACTTGTATGTCGCTGCACGGCATGCGTCGCCAGCTGATGAAAATTCGCATCATGCAAACCAATGCCCTGCGTGGCATCTTGTCTGAGTTCGGCATTGCTTTGCCGGTAGGGCACAACAAACTGCTCAAGACGATTCAAGGCGAGTTGGCCAAGGCGCAGCAGGCAGACCAGTTGACCGCTGATCTGGTGGTCAGCGTGCAGGAGCAACTCAAACGGATTGACGCCTTGGAGGTTGACATCGACCACCTCGGTCAGCGGCTGCGCGCCATGATCAGAGAAGACCGGCAGATGCAGGCGATCCAGCGAATCCCTGGCGTTGGAGAACTGACGGCCTCCGCGTTGGTGGCGGCCGTCGGAGACTTCTCGACGTTTCAGTCCGGGCGACATTTTGCATCGTGGGTCGGACTGGTGCCGCGGCAGGTGGGCACCGGTGGAAAGACGCAACAGCTGGGCATCTCAAAACAAGGTGACACCTACTTGCGTACCTTGCTGATTGCGGGAGCCAGAGCCGTGATCGCCAGGGCAGAGAAGTCGAGTTGGATCACGCGGCTACTTGAGAGGCGCCACTACAACGTAGTGGTCGTGGCGTTGGCCAACAAAATAGCCCGAACAGCTTGGGCGGTCCTGGCCAAAGGCGCAGCCTTTGACCAGGTCAAGTGGAATCCAACGGAGCAAGTGGGTGCGAGCTGA
- a CDS encoding IS110 family transposase: MNATTVAVDLAKSVFQLAVADTSWRVIETHRLTRTQFERWFVNRDVALVIMEACGSAHHWARWLNGLGIEVRLLPAQYVRAYVKRNKTDAADAAALLEACRASDMRPVRVKSVEQQALQGMHRIRSLWMGTRTSRINALRGFCREFGIAIPVGARTGVEAISRVLADPGTAVPELIRGTAKLLVEEIHLLEARIAQLERELARLAKLSPACTTLLSIPGIGLLTATALVAATSGDVSHFQDARHFSSWFGLTPKEYSSGNSRYLGRISKKGDRYLRMLLTHGARSVLRASKVAANAGREVCGVRRWALDVQVRSNHNKAACALANKLARICYATLRDKEPFGEPTARLGKKMNRESFVMPT; this comes from the coding sequence ATGAATGCTACAACCGTTGCCGTTGATTTGGCAAAGTCTGTCTTTCAGCTGGCCGTGGCCGATACGTCCTGGCGAGTCATCGAAACCCATCGCCTCACCCGCACCCAGTTTGAACGCTGGTTCGTCAATCGTGATGTGGCCCTGGTCATCATGGAAGCCTGCGGCTCGGCTCACCACTGGGCGCGCTGGCTCAATGGCCTGGGCATTGAAGTGCGCCTGCTGCCCGCCCAGTACGTGCGCGCCTACGTCAAGCGCAACAAGACCGATGCCGCTGACGCTGCTGCCCTGCTAGAAGCCTGCCGGGCGTCCGACATGCGCCCGGTGCGCGTCAAGTCCGTTGAACAGCAAGCCCTGCAAGGCATGCACCGCATCCGCAGCCTGTGGATGGGCACCCGCACCAGCCGCATCAACGCCCTGCGCGGCTTCTGCCGCGAGTTTGGCATTGCCATTCCCGTCGGTGCGCGCACGGGCGTGGAGGCGATCAGCCGCGTGCTGGCTGACCCCGGCACCGCCGTGCCCGAGCTGATCCGGGGGACAGCCAAGCTGCTGGTGGAGGAGATTCATTTGCTCGAAGCCCGGATTGCGCAACTGGAGCGGGAACTGGCACGGCTTGCCAAGCTCAGCCCTGCTTGCACCACGTTGCTGTCGATCCCCGGTATCGGCCTGTTAACCGCCACGGCATTGGTAGCCGCCACCTCGGGCGATGTGAGCCACTTCCAGGATGCCCGGCATTTCTCCAGCTGGTTTGGGCTGACGCCCAAGGAGTACAGCTCGGGCAACAGCCGCTACCTGGGGCGTATCTCCAAGAAGGGGGATCGGTATTTGCGCATGCTGCTGACCCACGGGGCCAGGAGTGTGCTGCGCGCCTCCAAGGTGGCCGCGAACGCCGGGCGTGAGGTCTGTGGGGTGCGGCGCTGGGCGCTGGATGTGCAGGTCCGCAGCAATCACAACAAGGCCGCCTGTGCGCTGGCCAACAAGCTGGCGCGGATTTGCTATGCCACGCTCAGGGACAAGGAGCCGTTTGGTGAGCCCACTGCGCGGCTTGGCAAGAAAATGAACAGGGAGAGCTTTGTGATGCCGACTTGA